One genomic segment of Deinococcus sp. YIM 134068 includes these proteins:
- a CDS encoding ABC transporter ATP-binding protein yields MTASQAAANVSSGGPGTVALQARGLVKEFRGFRATNDVNLSVREGEIHAIIGPNGAGKTTLFNLLSGFLRPTSGEVILFGERIDTLPPHAIVRRGLSRSFQISSVFPSLSVRDNVIVALQSPTRLPGQFWTPLSRLEELGPRADAILTDVGLEGAHARPAADLGHGEKRQLEIGISLTQDPRVLLLDEPTSGMGSEGVNRVIDLVRRVARGRTVVLVEHNMSVVAQLADRITVLQYGQVLASGSYDEVRRDPRVIEAYLGEEAHA; encoded by the coding sequence ATGACGGCCTCGCAGGCTGCTGCAAATGTTTCGTCCGGCGGACCGGGCACCGTCGCCCTTCAGGCACGCGGGCTGGTGAAGGAGTTCCGGGGCTTCCGGGCGACGAACGACGTGAACCTGAGCGTCCGCGAGGGCGAAATCCACGCGATCATCGGACCGAACGGGGCGGGCAAGACCACGCTGTTCAACCTGCTTTCGGGCTTCCTGCGGCCCACGAGCGGGGAAGTGATTCTGTTCGGTGAGCGCATCGACACGCTGCCGCCCCACGCAATCGTCCGGCGGGGGCTGTCGCGGTCGTTCCAGATCAGCAGCGTCTTTCCGAGCCTCAGCGTGCGCGACAACGTGATCGTGGCCCTGCAATCGCCGACGCGGCTGCCGGGGCAGTTCTGGACGCCGCTCTCCCGGCTGGAGGAACTCGGGCCGCGCGCCGACGCCATCCTTACGGACGTGGGGCTGGAGGGCGCGCACGCCCGGCCCGCCGCCGACCTCGGGCACGGGGAGAAGCGGCAACTGGAGATCGGCATCTCGCTGACGCAGGACCCCCGCGTGCTGCTTCTCGACGAGCCGACGAGCGGTATGGGGTCGGAGGGGGTCAACCGCGTCATCGACCTCGTGCGGCGGGTGGCGCGCGGGCGCACGGTCGTCCTCGTCGAACACAACATGAGCGTGGTCGCGCAGCTCGCCGACCGCATCACCGTCCTGCAATACGGGCAGGTCCTCGCCAGCGGCAGCTACGACGAGGTGCGGCGCGATCCGCGCGTCATCGAGGCGTATCTGGGCGAGGAGGCGCACGCATGA
- the nrdR gene encoding transcriptional regulator NrdR yields the protein MRCPYCSAPDSKVVNSRPSDDGASIRRRRECLRCARRFTTYERAQLEPLMVVKRGGQREAFNPDKLLRGLTLATEKRPVPGERLRAFAYGFEDEVQVPEIESGEIGKRAMSFLRPLDDVAYIRFASVYRDFDSLERFIEEIRGLKDGEDM from the coding sequence GTGAGGTGCCCCTACTGTTCTGCCCCGGACTCCAAAGTGGTGAACTCGCGGCCCAGCGACGATGGGGCGAGCATCCGCCGCCGCCGCGAGTGCCTGCGCTGCGCGCGGCGGTTCACGACCTACGAGCGTGCCCAGCTTGAGCCGCTGATGGTCGTCAAGCGCGGCGGACAGCGCGAGGCGTTCAATCCCGACAAACTGCTGCGTGGGCTGACCCTCGCCACCGAGAAACGCCCGGTGCCGGGGGAGAGGTTGCGCGCCTTTGCCTACGGCTTCGAGGACGAGGTGCAGGTCCCCGAGATCGAGAGCGGTGAGATCGGCAAGCGGGCGATGAGCTTCCTGCGTCCCCTCGACGACGTGGCCTACATCCGCTTCGCCAGCGTGTACCGCGACTTCGACAGCCTGGAGAGGTTCATCGAGGAGATTCGGGGGCTGAAGGACGGGGAGGACATGTAG
- a CDS encoding 5-formyltetrahydrofolate cyclo-ligase, translated as MTAPPPPDAPKAEWRRWARGVRATLNPHPSSLITPHLLPFLHAHGARRVLAYRALPGEPDVGGLAHEFELLTTRARFRPQPHLTLHPWETATEMSRFGALQPPADAARVPLASVDAVLLPALAFDSSGVRLGYGGGFYDRLLADFTGLTVGVIPQALVVPALPAEEHDRRVGFLTTEAGVGATAARTVTRM; from the coding sequence GTGACCGCCCCTCCCCCGCCCGACGCCCCGAAAGCCGAGTGGCGACGCTGGGCGCGAGGGGTGCGGGCAACCCTCAACCCTCATCCCTCATCCCTCATCACCCCTCACCTCCTCCCCTTCCTCCACGCCCACGGCGCGCGCCGCGTCCTCGCCTACCGCGCCCTGCCGGGGGAGCCGGACGTGGGCGGGCTGGCGCACGAGTTCGAGCTGCTGACCACCCGCGCCCGCTTCCGGCCCCAGCCGCACCTGACGCTGCACCCGTGGGAGACGGCGACGGAGATGAGCCGCTTCGGGGCGCTCCAGCCCCCGGCGGACGCGGCGCGCGTGCCGCTCGCGTCCGTGGATGCCGTGCTGCTCCCCGCGCTCGCCTTCGACAGCTCCGGCGTGCGGCTGGGGTACGGCGGCGGCTTCTACGACCGCCTGCTCGCCGACTTCACCGGGCTGACCGTCGGCGTCATTCCGCAGGCCCTCGTCGTGCCCGCCCTGCCCGCCGAGGAGCACGACCGGCGGGTGGGCTTCCTGACGACGGAGGCGGGGGTTGGCGCTACTGCGGCGCGGACTGTAACCAGAATGTGA
- the hisIE gene encoding bifunctional phosphoribosyl-AMP cyclohydrolase/phosphoribosyl-ATP diphosphatase HisIE — protein sequence MTPNLEALKFGADGLIPVVTQDARTGAVLMQAYADRAAVERTLTTREATYYSRSRGEQWVKGATSGHTQRVVSVHLDCDGDSVLYRVEQTGPACHTGEYSCFHTPLLEGEETQTGLDGTLERVYATITERLATLPENSYVARLHAGGLDRVLKKVAEEAGEVLLAAKNGDRAELATETADLLFHTLFVLAEVGVSSADVAAVLRGREGRSGLRGPKEAG from the coding sequence ATGACGCCGAATCTGGAGGCCCTGAAGTTCGGCGCGGACGGTCTCATTCCCGTCGTCACCCAGGACGCGCGGACGGGCGCAGTGCTGATGCAGGCATACGCCGACCGGGCGGCGGTGGAGCGCACCCTGACAACGCGAGAAGCCACCTACTACAGCCGCTCACGCGGGGAGCAGTGGGTCAAGGGCGCGACGAGCGGGCACACCCAGCGGGTCGTCTCGGTCCACCTCGACTGCGACGGCGACAGCGTGCTCTACCGGGTGGAGCAGACCGGCCCGGCGTGCCACACCGGGGAGTATTCCTGCTTCCACACGCCGCTGCTGGAGGGCGAGGAGACGCAGACTGGGCTGGACGGCACGCTGGAGCGCGTCTACGCCACGATCACCGAACGGCTCGCCACCCTGCCGGAGAACAGCTACGTCGCGCGGCTGCACGCCGGGGGTCTCGACCGGGTACTTAAGAAGGTCGCGGAGGAGGCGGGCGAGGTTCTGCTCGCGGCGAAGAACGGGGACCGGGCCGAACTGGCGACTGAGACCGCCGACCTCCTGTTCCACACCCTCTTCGTGCTCGCGGAGGTCGGGGTGTCGTCCGCCGACGTGGCCGCCGTCCTGCGGGGGCGGGAGGGGCGGAGCGGGCTGAGGGGGCCGAAGGAGGCGGGTTGA
- a CDS encoding DUF72 domain-containing protein encodes MRVWIGCGGYSNEEWAAPGLIYEGVKKDAFLETYARHFDAVELNSSFYAIPGLKAFEGMARKSAGRTRFTVKLNKVFTHDCAPTDADFDRMLQSPEPLREAGLKGPYLAQFPYSFHRTADNRKYLLGLAERFTGHELAVELRHASWDKPEVREGMAEYGLIWVSPDYPVVGGMPEPQVHVTTDVGYLRLHGRNKGSWWEGSSAAERHDYLYNRAEMDEWAEKIALVVDDLSELYVFFQNTTKGHALKNIPMLREALNARGVPVKTPDPADDGRLI; translated from the coding sequence ATGCGCGTATGGATCGGCTGTGGCGGCTACAGCAACGAGGAGTGGGCGGCCCCCGGACTCATCTACGAGGGCGTGAAGAAGGACGCCTTCCTGGAGACCTACGCCCGGCACTTCGACGCCGTGGAGCTGAACTCGTCCTTCTACGCCATCCCCGGCCTGAAAGCGTTCGAGGGCATGGCGCGCAAGAGCGCCGGTCGCACGCGCTTCACCGTCAAGCTCAACAAGGTCTTTACCCACGACTGCGCCCCCACCGACGCCGACTTCGACCGGATGCTCCAGAGTCCCGAGCCGCTGCGTGAGGCCGGGTTGAAGGGGCCGTACCTCGCCCAGTTCCCGTACTCCTTCCACCGGACGGCGGACAACCGCAAGTACCTCCTCGGCCTCGCCGAACGCTTCACCGGGCACGAACTCGCCGTCGAACTCCGGCACGCCAGTTGGGACAAGCCGGAGGTCCGCGAGGGCATGGCCGAGTACGGCCTGATCTGGGTCAGCCCCGATTACCCGGTGGTGGGCGGAATGCCCGAACCGCAGGTCCACGTCACGACCGACGTGGGCTACCTGCGGCTGCACGGGCGCAACAAGGGCAGTTGGTGGGAGGGCAGCAGCGCCGCCGAGCGCCACGACTATCTCTATAACCGCGCCGAGATGGACGAGTGGGCGGAGAAGATCGCTCTGGTGGTGGATGATTTGAGCGAGCTGTATGTGTTTTTCCAGAACACGACGAAGGGTCATGCGCTGAAGAACATTCCCATGCTGCGTGAGGCGTTGAATGCGCGGGGCGTTCCGGTGAAGACGCCTGATCCGGCGGATGACGGGCGGTTGATTTAA
- a CDS encoding HEAT repeat domain-containing protein, whose protein sequence is MQILARFAHWVEGPISDDLFEKWLQEWGALWTDVHQLAEWQDADLLLLLRRALCHHDGFVRGETLQLVGFHYDLSGDAELLEHVRSLLLSDVNEHVRLTAAAVLGVQADAWDDALVRALTDDSDEDVRRVAFESLLKLFRLGPGPEARWLGEIEAGRLTPTLDALHAIAARYDL, encoded by the coding sequence TTGCAAATACTCGCCCGCTTCGCTCACTGGGTAGAGGGGCCGATCTCGGACGACCTCTTCGAGAAGTGGTTACAGGAGTGGGGTGCGCTCTGGACAGACGTACACCAACTCGCTGAGTGGCAGGACGCCGATCTCCTGCTCCTGCTGCGGCGTGCGCTGTGCCACCACGACGGATTCGTTCGGGGTGAGACTTTACAACTCGTCGGTTTTCACTACGACTTGTCAGGAGATGCCGAGCTTCTCGAACACGTCCGTTCCTTGCTGCTTTCGGATGTGAACGAGCATGTCCGTCTCACCGCCGCCGCTGTCCTCGGTGTGCAGGCTGACGCCTGGGATGACGCCCTCGTTCGAGCGTTGACGGATGATTCCGACGAGGACGTTCGCCGGGTGGCGTTCGAGTCGCTCCTGAAGCTATTCAGGTTGGGACCCGGCCCGGAGGCGCGTTGGTTGGGTGAGATTGAGGCCGGACGCCTGACGCCGACTCTTGACGCCCTCCATGCCATAGCCGCTCGGTATGACCTCTGA
- a CDS encoding branched-chain amino acid ABC transporter permease: MNTQLFLIQVFNGLVNGAFYALLSLGLAVIFGMLRIVNFMHGALYMLGAFTAFALGQALGLGFWPSLILAPLIVGAIGMVLERSLLSRLYGLEPSYNLLLTFGLTLLTQDLVKQVMLSQYAVSSAPYTPPAALSGVVNLGFVVFPKYRLFVIALALAICLITWFVIEKTRVGAIIRASTENPNVTRAFGIDVGKWVTGMFGVGVGLAGLAGVLAAPIYSVEPYMGAELIITTFAVVVIGGMGSILGSVVTGFAVGVLAAIGAALYPPIANTLVFILMAIVLLVRPSGLFGLPEGAR; this comes from the coding sequence ATGAACACGCAACTCTTCCTCATCCAGGTGTTCAACGGCCTCGTCAACGGGGCCTTCTACGCGCTGCTCTCGCTCGGCCTCGCGGTCATCTTCGGGATGCTTCGCATCGTCAATTTCATGCACGGGGCGCTCTACATGCTCGGCGCGTTCACGGCCTTTGCGCTGGGGCAGGCGCTGGGGCTGGGGTTCTGGCCGTCGCTGATCCTCGCGCCGCTCATCGTGGGAGCCATCGGCATGGTGCTGGAGCGGTCGCTGCTCTCGCGGCTGTACGGGCTGGAGCCGAGTTACAACCTGCTGCTGACCTTCGGGCTGACGCTGCTGACGCAGGACCTCGTGAAACAGGTCATGCTCTCGCAGTACGCGGTGTCGAGCGCACCCTACACGCCGCCCGCCGCGCTCTCCGGGGTGGTGAACCTCGGCTTCGTGGTCTTTCCCAAGTACCGCCTCTTCGTGATCGCGCTGGCGCTCGCCATCTGCCTGATCACATGGTTCGTGATCGAGAAGACGCGGGTGGGCGCGATCATCCGCGCGAGTACGGAAAATCCGAACGTCACGCGCGCCTTCGGCATCGACGTGGGCAAGTGGGTGACGGGCATGTTCGGCGTCGGCGTGGGGCTGGCGGGTCTCGCCGGGGTGCTGGCCGCCCCGATCTACTCGGTGGAGCCGTACATGGGCGCGGAACTCATCATCACGACGTTTGCCGTGGTCGTGATCGGCGGGATGGGCAGCATCCTGGGCAGCGTGGTGACGGGCTTCGCGGTGGGCGTGCTCGCCGCCATCGGTGCGGCACTTTACCCCCCGATAGCAAATACCCTCGTCTTCATCCTGATGGCGATTGTGCTCCTCGTGCGGCCCAGCGGCCTGTTCGGATTGCCGGAGGGGGCGCGATGA
- a CDS encoding response regulator, whose translation MERRRILLVDDNPHDVELALSAFEESGDEHDITVAGGGPEALAVLRSSEHLPDLILLDLKMPHMDGLAVLDAIRGEAATRDIPVVMLTTSGEDRDIQASYAHGASAYVIKPLDFGQFQEAVQTISDFWARLNRHPRFG comes from the coding sequence GTGGAACGCCGACGCATCCTGCTGGTAGACGACAACCCGCACGACGTGGAACTCGCGCTGAGCGCCTTCGAGGAGAGCGGCGACGAACACGACATCACGGTCGCGGGCGGCGGTCCCGAGGCGCTCGCCGTGCTGCGTTCCTCCGAACACCTGCCCGACCTGATCCTCCTCGACCTCAAGATGCCCCACATGGACGGCCTCGCCGTGCTCGACGCCATCCGGGGCGAGGCCGCCACCCGCGACATCCCCGTGGTCATGCTCACCACCAGCGGCGAGGACCGCGACATCCAGGCGAGCTACGCCCACGGTGCCTCGGCCTACGTCATCAAGCCGCTCGACTTCGGCCAGTTTCAGGAGGCGGTGCAGACGATCTCCGACTTCTGGGCACGGCTGAACCGGCATCCGCGCTTCGGTTGA
- the hisF gene encoding imidazole glycerol phosphate synthase subunit HisF — translation MLTKRIIPCLDVQNGRVVKNVRFFENHRDAGDPLALARAYETQQADELVFYDITATHEGRSLMLDVAARVAEQVMMPLTVGGGVNAVSDFRQLLLAGADKISVNSGAVRRPDLLREASDHFGAQCVVLSIDAKRRKDGEGWTVHVGGGRVDTGLDLLEWAERGQELGAGEICLNVMDADGTRAGFDLPATRAVASAVDLPVIASGGAGRLEDFRDVLRDGGADAALAASVFHFGELTVPEVKTYLKGEGLPVRPDWRDA, via the coding sequence GTGTTGACGAAGCGCATCATCCCCTGCCTGGACGTGCAAAACGGGCGGGTGGTCAAGAATGTCCGGTTCTTCGAGAACCACCGCGACGCGGGCGACCCCCTCGCCTTAGCGCGGGCCTACGAGACGCAGCAGGCCGACGAACTCGTGTTCTACGACATCACCGCCACGCACGAGGGCCGTTCCCTCATGCTGGACGTGGCCGCCCGCGTCGCCGAGCAGGTCATGATGCCGCTGACGGTGGGGGGCGGCGTGAACGCCGTGTCCGACTTCCGCCAACTCCTCCTCGCCGGGGCCGACAAGATCAGCGTGAATAGCGGCGCGGTGCGGCGGCCCGACCTTCTCCGGGAGGCCAGCGACCACTTCGGGGCGCAGTGTGTGGTGCTAAGCATCGACGCCAAACGGCGGAAGGACGGCGAGGGCTGGACCGTCCACGTCGGCGGCGGGCGGGTGGACACGGGCCTGGACCTGTTGGAGTGGGCGGAGCGGGGGCAGGAACTCGGCGCGGGCGAGATTTGCCTCAACGTCATGGACGCCGACGGCACCCGCGCGGGCTTCGACCTCCCGGCCACACGCGCCGTCGCCTCGGCGGTGGACCTGCCGGTGATCGCGTCGGGGGGGGCAGGCAGGCTGGAGGACTTCCGGGACGTGCTGCGGGACGGGGGAGCCGACGCCGCCCTCGCCGCCAGCGTCTTCCACTTCGGGGAATTGACGGTGCCGGAGGTCAAGACGTACCTCAAGGGTGAGGGACTACCCGTGCGCCCGGACTGGCGGGATGCATGA
- a CDS encoding DUF4394 domain-containing protein, with product MKRLALLSATCALALSACGLNSPVAPTGRTAYGLDTSGRLVVFGTDNATVSVVRVTLTGLGAGETLVDLDVFNGNGSLYALSDTGKLYLVNTSTGVLTANTGGSLGAPRVMDFNPAALRLRVFSTGDMNYRLTPATGTANDGTVTADGTLAYAASDANTGKDPNLVAAAYTNSFQGYQPVVADYTPATTLYSLDADLDTLVTHTGGPAFSTLNTVGTLGVDVSAERTGFDIAGTNEAYLTAGGSATTTLYTLDLTTGKATVKSVIPGLVLKAFAVQLSTRS from the coding sequence ATGAAACGACTTGCGCTGCTGTCCGCCACCTGTGCCCTCGCCCTCTCCGCCTGCGGACTGAACTCGCCCGTCGCGCCCACCGGACGTACCGCCTACGGGCTGGACACGTCCGGGCGGCTCGTCGTCTTCGGCACCGACAACGCGACCGTCAGCGTGGTCCGCGTGACCCTCACGGGCCTCGGCGCGGGCGAGACGCTCGTGGACCTCGATGTGTTCAACGGCAACGGCAGCCTGTACGCACTGAGCGACACGGGCAAGCTGTACCTCGTGAACACGTCCACGGGCGTCCTGACCGCGAACACGGGCGGCAGCCTCGGTGCTCCCCGCGTGATGGATTTCAACCCGGCGGCGCTGCGTCTGCGCGTCTTCAGCACCGGGGACATGAACTACCGCCTCACGCCCGCCACGGGCACGGCGAACGACGGCACGGTGACGGCGGACGGCACGCTGGCCTACGCGGCGAGCGACGCCAACACGGGCAAGGACCCCAACCTCGTCGCGGCGGCGTACACGAACTCCTTCCAGGGCTACCAGCCCGTCGTGGCCGACTACACCCCGGCGACCACCCTGTATTCGCTCGACGCGGACCTCGACACGCTCGTGACGCATACGGGCGGCCCGGCCTTCAGCACCCTGAACACGGTCGGCACCCTCGGCGTGGACGTGAGCGCCGAGCGCACCGGCTTCGACATCGCCGGGACGAACGAGGCGTACCTCACGGCGGGCGGCAGCGCCACCACGACCCTCTACACGCTGGACCTCACGACGGGCAAGGCCACGGTGAAGTCCGTCATTCCTGGCCTCGTTCTCAAGGCGTTCGCGGTGCAGCTCTCCACGCGCTCGTAG
- a CDS encoding ABC transporter ATP-binding protein: MTAPTVSPARPGLTGTPLLEVRDLNAFYGQSHVLHGVNLHVMPGEVVSLIGRNGAGKTTTLKSVMGVLRSRTGRVTFEGQDLTRLPSHRVAARGLAWVPEERAILSSLSVRENLELPPARPGGWSTERAYEAFPVLRERGHHPGSKLSGGEQQMLAIVRVLRSGPKLLLLDEPSEGLAPVIVQRIGDMLAELRREGLSIILVEQNLKFATRLADRHYVLVDGHVVDEVHAGEVEARREDLLRYLSV, encoded by the coding sequence ATGACGGCCCCGACCGTCTCCCCCGCCCGCCCCGGCCTGACGGGCACGCCCCTGCTCGAAGTCCGCGACCTCAATGCCTTCTACGGCCAGAGCCACGTCCTGCACGGCGTCAACCTCCACGTCATGCCCGGCGAGGTCGTCAGCCTGATCGGGCGCAACGGGGCGGGCAAGACGACCACGCTGAAGTCCGTCATGGGTGTCCTCCGCAGCCGCACGGGGCGCGTCACCTTCGAGGGGCAGGACCTCACGCGGCTGCCGAGCCACCGGGTCGCCGCCCGTGGCCTCGCGTGGGTGCCGGAGGAGCGGGCCATCCTGAGCAGCCTCTCCGTGCGCGAGAACCTGGAACTGCCGCCCGCCCGGCCCGGCGGCTGGAGCACCGAGCGGGCCTACGAGGCCTTTCCCGTCCTGCGCGAGCGCGGGCACCACCCCGGCTCCAAGCTCTCGGGGGGCGAACAGCAGATGCTCGCCATCGTGCGGGTGCTCCGCAGCGGCCCCAAGCTCCTGCTCCTTGACGAACCGAGCGAGGGCCTCGCGCCCGTCATCGTGCAGAGGATCGGCGACATGCTGGCCGAACTGCGCCGCGAGGGACTCAGCATCATCCTCGTGGAGCAGAACCTCAAGTTCGCCACCCGCCTCGCCGACCGGCATTACGTGCTCGTGGATGGACACGTCGTGGACGAGGTTCACGCGGGCGAGGTGGAGGCGCGGCGGGAGGACCTGTTGCGGTACCTCAGCGTATGA
- a CDS encoding branched-chain amino acid ABC transporter permease, with protein MTVIPRTAARTGRERNVRAAWLIGLGIVLLILPRLIYPVLALDILAWGLFAVAFDLLFGFSGLLSFGHAAFWGTSAYVTAFLLAQGQSVPVAMLGGTGAALLIAVPVAFLSVRSVGIYFSMITLAFAQMLSFLALQWTAVTGGENGLQGFARPNFLGLDFSDSVTRYYFALAVFAVGFYVAYRTVRSPFGQALQAVRDNEQRAQSIGYNPARFKFTAFLISAGLAGLAGSLYTFGHGVVSLEVVNWRTSGEVVMMTLLGGTTTLFGPVIGAGLVLLLRDVLTTANLPVGIVTGLVFVLVVLFFRRGVVGTVQHWRRR; from the coding sequence ATGACCGTCATCCCCCGCACCGCCGCCCGCACGGGCCGGGAGCGCAACGTCCGTGCCGCGTGGCTGATCGGCCTCGGGATCGTTCTGCTCATCCTGCCCCGGCTGATCTACCCGGTGCTCGCGCTCGATATTCTGGCGTGGGGCCTCTTCGCCGTCGCCTTCGACCTGCTGTTCGGCTTCTCCGGCCTGCTGAGCTTCGGGCACGCGGCCTTCTGGGGCACGAGCGCGTATGTCACGGCCTTCCTCCTCGCGCAGGGGCAGAGCGTTCCCGTCGCCATGCTGGGCGGGACGGGGGCCGCGCTCCTGATCGCCGTACCCGTCGCCTTTCTCAGCGTGCGCTCGGTGGGCATCTACTTCTCGATGATCACGCTCGCCTTCGCGCAGATGCTCTCGTTCCTGGCGCTGCAATGGACCGCCGTGACGGGCGGCGAGAACGGCCTTCAGGGCTTCGCGCGCCCGAACTTCCTGGGGCTGGACTTCAGCGACTCCGTGACCCGGTACTACTTCGCGCTGGCGGTATTCGCCGTGGGCTTCTACGTCGCCTACCGCACCGTCCGCAGCCCCTTCGGGCAGGCGCTTCAGGCGGTGCGCGACAACGAGCAGCGGGCGCAGAGCATCGGCTATAACCCGGCCCGCTTCAAGTTCACGGCCTTCCTGATCAGCGCGGGGCTGGCGGGTCTCGCCGGGAGCCTGTACACCTTTGGTCACGGGGTCGTCAGCCTGGAAGTCGTCAACTGGCGCACCTCCGGCGAGGTCGTCATGATGACCCTCCTCGGCGGCACGACCACCCTCTTCGGCCCGGTGATCGGCGCTGGGCTGGTGCTCCTCCTGCGCGACGTGCTGACGACCGCGAACCTGCCCGTGGGCATCGTGACGGGCCTCGTCTTCGTGCTCGTGGTGCTGTTCTTCCGGCGCGGGGTGGTGGGGACGGTTCAGCACTGGCGAAGAAGATAA
- a CDS encoding ABC transporter substrate-binding protein yields the protein MHKRTLTALLSTAALAAAPVALAQSVRLTDNAVRVGVLTDLSGVYSELSGQGSVRAAQLAVQDFVAANPSYRGRVQVVGVDHQNKADVASNKAAEMIDRQNVDMLVDLPTSSAALAASEVARQKKIPVMVVTGGTTALTNEKCNKYTFHYAYDNYMLANGTGTAVTKRGGNSWYIIYPNYAFGQDLNKQMIAAVTENKGRTVTASDATPFPNTDFSSYLLKAQGLKPKVFGTMQAGADLVNVVKQYNEFGLRQQGIGLGIGLLFETDVAALGQDAFAGALATVPWYWNLDQRSRDWAAKFEKSFGKKPTFAQAGVYSATMTYLQAVARARSDDGDAVVKALEGHRFSDFFARSAYIRPQDHRVLLDVYTVQVKSKAQAKENGDYYTRVSTIPAARAFQPLTESKCKF from the coding sequence ATGCATAAGCGCACCCTGACCGCCCTTCTCTCCACCGCCGCCCTCGCCGCCGCGCCCGTCGCTCTCGCCCAGAGTGTGAGACTCACCGACAACGCCGTGCGGGTGGGCGTGCTGACCGACCTCTCCGGCGTGTACTCCGAGCTGTCCGGGCAGGGCAGCGTCCGCGCCGCGCAACTGGCCGTGCAGGACTTCGTGGCGGCCAATCCCAGCTACAGGGGCCGGGTGCAGGTCGTCGGTGTGGACCACCAGAACAAGGCGGACGTGGCGAGCAACAAGGCCGCCGAGATGATCGACCGTCAGAACGTGGACATGCTCGTGGACCTGCCGACGAGCAGCGCCGCGCTCGCCGCCTCCGAGGTCGCCCGCCAGAAGAAGATTCCCGTGATGGTCGTCACGGGCGGCACCACCGCTCTGACGAACGAGAAGTGCAACAAGTACACCTTCCACTACGCCTACGACAACTACATGCTCGCCAACGGCACGGGCACGGCGGTCACGAAGCGCGGCGGCAACAGCTGGTACATCATCTACCCCAACTACGCCTTCGGGCAGGACCTCAACAAGCAGATGATCGCCGCCGTCACCGAGAACAAGGGCCGCACCGTCACCGCGAGCGACGCGACCCCCTTCCCGAACACGGACTTCTCCAGCTACCTGCTCAAGGCGCAGGGCCTCAAGCCCAAAGTCTTCGGCACCATGCAGGCGGGCGCGGACCTCGTGAACGTGGTCAAGCAGTACAACGAGTTCGGCCTCCGTCAGCAGGGCATCGGGCTGGGCATCGGCCTGCTGTTCGAGACGGACGTGGCCGCGCTGGGGCAGGACGCCTTCGCGGGCGCGCTCGCCACCGTGCCGTGGTACTGGAACCTCGACCAGCGCAGCCGCGACTGGGCCGCCAAGTTCGAGAAGAGCTTCGGCAAGAAGCCCACCTTCGCGCAGGCGGGCGTGTACTCCGCCACGATGACCTACCTGCAAGCCGTCGCCCGCGCGAGGAGCGACGACGGCGACGCCGTGGTGAAGGCGCTGGAGGGCCACCGCTTCAGCGACTTCTTCGCCCGCAGCGCCTACATCCGCCCGCAGGACCACCGCGTTCTCCTCGACGTGTACACCGTGCAGGTCAAGTCGAAGGCGCAGGCGAAGGAGAACGGCGACTACTACACCCGCGTCTCGACTATCCCCGCCGCGCGGGCCTTCCAGCCGCTGACGGAAAGCAAGTGCAAGTTCTGA